The genomic stretch CGGCCGGGCCCGCAACGGCGGTTACCTGCGGTACGCGCTGGAGGAACCCGAGCTGGTGCTGCGCGACTGGTTCCGCAACCAGGCCGCGCGCCGCGACATGCCGGTCACCGACGACGGCAACGGCAACCTGTTCGCCTGGTGGGGCGACCAGTGGGGGCAGGACGCGGTGCTGACCGGCTCGCACTTCGACTCGGTGCCGCACGGCGGGGGCTTCGACGGGCCGCTCGGCATCGTCAGCGGGTTCCTCGCCGTCGACGAGCTGCGGCGGCTCGGGCACACGCCGCGCCGGCCGATCGCCGTGGTCGCCTTCGTCGAGGAGGAGGGTGGCCGGTTCGGCGTGCCGTGCCTGGGGTCCCGGCTGCTGACCGGCGCGATCGAGCCCGCACAGGCGGCCGCGCTCACCGACCGCGAGGGCATCACGTTCGGCGAGGCTCTGGGTGACACGCCCGCGGGGCGGCTCCCCGGGCTGACCAGCCGGATCGGGGCGCTGATCGAGCTGCACATCGAGCAGGGCCGGGCACTTGAGGTGCCGGTCGGGGTGGCCAGCGCGATCTGGCCGCACGGGCGCTGGCGGTTCGACTTCACCGGGCACGGCGACCACGCGGGCACGACACGCATGGCCGACCGGCGTGACCCGATGCTGACGTTCGCGTACACGGTGCTGGCGGCCAACAAGGAGGCCCGGCTGAACGGCGCGCACGCGACGATGGCCCGGGTCGAGGTCGAGCCCAACGCCACCAATGCCATTCCTTCCCTCGTACGGGGGTGGCTCGATGCCCGGGCGGCCGAGACGGGAACGCTCGACGCGGTGGTCGAGGCCGTGATCAAGCGGGCCACCGAGCGGGCGGGCCGCGACGGCACCGAGCTGACGGTGACGAATGAGTCGTTCAGCACCGAGGTGACGTTCGAGAAGCCGCTGGCCGCCCGGATCGCCGCGCTGCTGGGCGAGGCCCCGGTGCTGCCGACGGGGGCCGGGCACGACGCGGGGGTGCTGTCCGCGCACGTCCCGACGGCGATGCTCTTCGTCCGTAACCCGACGGGCGTGTCGCACTCGCCCGCCGAACACGCCGACGAGGCGGACTGCGTGGAAGGCATCAACGCGCTCGCGAGGGTGCTGGGCGACCTGACATGACGGCCTATTTCGCCCCGTACGCGTGGACAGGCGGAGCGGTCGCCCGAAATGTCCGCATCGAGGTGGCCGGCGGTTTCATCACGGCCGTCGACCATCTCGGCCCGCCAACGCCCGCCACGCCGGCTCTCAGCGCGCGGACACCCCCAGCATCCGCTCTCAGCCCGCTGACACCCGCCACGTCCATCACCGGCCCGCCAACGTCCGCCCCCACCACCCCATCCTCCCGCTCGCCCTTTTCCGCCAAATCAGAAGTGTCGGCAATTGAGCTACCGGGGCTGGTGTTGCCAGGGTTCGCCAATGCGCACTCTCACGCCTTCCACCGGGCGCTGCGGGGCCGCACCCACGAGGGCGGCGGCAGCTTCTGGACGTGGCGCGACTTGATGTATCAGGTCGCGGGCCGCCTCGACCCCGACAGCTACTACGCCCTTGCCCGAGCCGTTTACGCCGAGATGGCGCTGGCCGGGATCACCGCCGTGGGCGAGTTCCACTATCTGCACCACGGACCGGACGGCACCCCCTACGCCGACCCGAACGCCATGGGCAACGCCCTGATCGCCGCCGCGGCCGACGCCGGGATCCGGATCACGCTGCTGGACACGCTCTATCTGACCGCCGGGGTGGACGGGAAGCCGCTCGAAGGGGTGCAGCGCCGCTTCGGCGACGGCGACCTCGACGGCTGGTCGGCCCGAGTGGACGAGCTGCGTGCCACCGGCAACTCGAAGATCGGCGCGGCGCTGCACTCGGTGCGGGCGGTCCCCACCGACTACCTGTCGACCTTCGCGTACCGCACCGACGGGCAGCCCGTCCACGTGCACCTGTCCGAGCAGCGCGCCGAGAACGAGCAGTGTCAGGCCGTGCACGGGTGCACCCCGGCCGAGCTGCTCGAAGCGCACGGCGTGTGGCAGCCGATGACCGTCGCGGTCCACGCCACGCACCTCACCGACCGCGACATCGACATCCTTGGTGGTCACCAGGTGTGTTTCTGCCCGACGACCGAACGGGATCTCGCCGACGGCATCGGACCGGCCCGTCGGCTTTCCGACGCGGGCGCCCGGATCAGCCTGGGTAGCGACAGTCACGCCGTGATCGACCAGTTCGAGGAGTTGCGCGGGCTCGAGATGAACGACCGGCTGGCGACCGAGCGGCGGGGAAGGTTCACGCCGGCCGAGCTGATCGCGGCGGCGGCCAACCACGCGTCGATCGGCTGGTTCGACGCCGGGGAGATCGCGGTAGGCAAACGGGCCGACTTCCTGTGCGTCCGGCTCGACAGCCCCCGTACGGCCGGAACCGACCCCGCGCAGGCAGCGCTCGCGGCGACCGCGGCCGACATCAGCCACGTGATCGTGGACGGGCGCCTGATCGTCGAGGACGGCCGCCACACCGGCATCGAGGTGCCGTCCGAACTGGCCCGCACGATCGCCGGGCTCATCGGCACGGACGAACCGGGCAACAGAACTCGGGCCACGAGCTACGGGGCGGTCCGAGCGTGAGCATCCTGATCGACAACATCGGTGAGCTCGTCACCAACGACGAGGGCGACGGTCTGCTCGGCATCCGGCGGGACGCCGCGCTGGTCGTCGAGGGTGACCGGATCGCGTGGATCGGGCCGGACACGCAAAAGCCGGCGGCAGATCGACGCATCGACGCGCAGCAGCGGGCGGTTCTGCCCGGGTTCGTCGACAGCCACGCCCACCTGGTGTTCGCCGGGGACCGGGCGGCCGAGTTCGGCGCGCGCATGGCCGGCGAGCCGTACACCGGGGGCGGCATCCGCACCACGGTGGCGGCGACCCGGGCGGCGA from Paractinoplanes brasiliensis encodes the following:
- a CDS encoding formimidoylglutamate deiminase; the encoded protein is MTAYFAPYAWTGGAVARNVRIEVAGGFITAVDHLGPPTPATPALSARTPPASALSPLTPATSITGPPTSAPTTPSSRSPFSAKSEVSAIELPGLVLPGFANAHSHAFHRALRGRTHEGGGSFWTWRDLMYQVAGRLDPDSYYALARAVYAEMALAGITAVGEFHYLHHGPDGTPYADPNAMGNALIAAAADAGIRITLLDTLYLTAGVDGKPLEGVQRRFGDGDLDGWSARVDELRATGNSKIGAALHSVRAVPTDYLSTFAYRTDGQPVHVHLSEQRAENEQCQAVHGCTPAELLEAHGVWQPMTVAVHATHLTDRDIDILGGHQVCFCPTTERDLADGIGPARRLSDAGARISLGSDSHAVIDQFEELRGLEMNDRLATERRGRFTPAELIAAAANHASIGWFDAGEIAVGKRADFLCVRLDSPRTAGTDPAQAALAATAADISHVIVDGRLIVEDGRHTGIEVPSELARTIAGLIGTDEPGNRTRATSYGAVRA
- a CDS encoding allantoate amidohydrolase; the protein is MTATFAELWNGIAPIGRARNGGYLRYALEEPELVLRDWFRNQAARRDMPVTDDGNGNLFAWWGDQWGQDAVLTGSHFDSVPHGGGFDGPLGIVSGFLAVDELRRLGHTPRRPIAVVAFVEEEGGRFGVPCLGSRLLTGAIEPAQAAALTDREGITFGEALGDTPAGRLPGLTSRIGALIELHIEQGRALEVPVGVASAIWPHGRWRFDFTGHGDHAGTTRMADRRDPMLTFAYTVLAANKEARLNGAHATMARVEVEPNATNAIPSLVRGWLDARAAETGTLDAVVEAVIKRATERAGRDGTELTVTNESFSTEVTFEKPLAARIAALLGEAPVLPTGAGHDAGVLSAHVPTAMLFVRNPTGVSHSPAEHADEADCVEGINALARVLGDLT